AATTCACCTTATTGGCTTCCTGAAAATAAATTTCTGAGCTATACTTTTAATAAACATAAAAATTAAGCTGAGAATAAAACAAAAGGTTGGTGCAGCAATGTATGATCTGATTATTATCGGAGGCGGCCCTGCAGGGCTTACAGCAGCCATTTATGCGGCAAGGGGCGGATTAAAAACAGCAGTTGTCGAATCCATGATGCCGGGCGGGCAGGCAGCGGCGACGGAAAAAATTGAAAATTATCCGGGATTTCCGGAAGGGATTACCGGCTTCGATTTAATGAATGCTTTTTATAAACAAGCCATGAATCAGGGCGCCGAATTCATTTTCGAACCGGTCCTGCATCTGGATCTTCAGAAAGAAATGAAGACGGTTGTGACCGGACAGCAAACCCTCGAAGCGAAAGCGATGATCATTGCTGCCGGATCCAAGCCGCGTTTTTTGGGCGTAGCGGGAGAAGATACCTTTCACGGACGCGGCGTATCGTATTGTGCCACTTGTGATGGGGCGTTTTATAAAGGAAAGAAAGTTGCTGTCATCGGCGGCGGAAACGCCGCGCTTGAGGAAGGTGTCTACCTGACGAAGTTTGCATCTGAAGTCTATATCGTTCACCGCCGAAAAGAATTCAGAGCTTCGCAGATAGCAGCCCAAAGGGCGAAAGAAAACCCGAAAGTTAAGTTTGTTCTGGACAGTGTTGTTCAGGAGATCGCCGGTAATGATAAAGTACAAAAAATAATTCTTAAGAATGCCGGTTCTGGGGCTGTGGAAGAAATCGAGGTTGACGGTGTCTTTATTTATATCGGCACCGAACCAAATACCAAGTTTACGTCAGAATACTTCGAAGTCGATCAATATGGGTATATTATCACAGATGCTTTGCTGAAAACAAATATTAATGGGGTCTATGCGGCCGGAGATATCCGTAATACCCCTTTGAGACAGGTTGCAACCGCAGTCGGGGATGGAGCGCTTGCGGCAGTTCAGGTTGAAAAGTATCTGACGAAAATGGAATAGAAACACGTAAAAATAATCAGACAATTATTACCATGTACAGACACTTTAGCAGTGTTTCTCCATATCCTATAACAAAAAGGAGGTATGGAGATGTACTTCGGAAGAAAATCCGGCTATATGAATCAGCCGCCGGCTGTAAATATGATGAATCAGCCTGATATGACCGGTATGATGAATCAGCCTGAGATGACTGGTATGATGAACCAGCAGGATATGATGGGCATGATGAACCCGGAAATGATGTCTCAGTATGAACAGATGGGTCCTGAAGGCATGTATGCGGAGCAGACGCAGTCAGGGTATACCTGCGATCCATGCGGCTGTACACCTTATTATGAACACATGGAGGTTCATAAGCCGCTGCCGGAAGTTTATGTCGTTCAAAAAGGGGATACCGTTTACAAAATTGCGCAGAGATATGGACTGGATTGGCGTGAACTTGCTGGGTATAACCATCTAGGCAATCCCGATCTTATCTATCCCGGTGAAAGACTTTTTATTCCTCCCAGATATTAAGTGAATCATGTTCCCGCGTCAGGTGCGGAGGACAAAACCGGCAGCCGGATACACATTCAGGGTTCTTAAGGTGCACACATTCCGGCTGCCGTCTTTCTCATAAATTTTCAAGCGAATGCCGATAAATATGGGCATTTTTAATCATTATGATGAATTGGTGGATGGAATGAATACGACATATAAGGAAGAATTCAAAGTTTTTTATGTAACCTATTTGCTTGTCCTGATCAATGTGGTTGTTTTTCTTGTCATGGAGCTGGCTGGGGGGACGCAAAACCCATATGTCCTGATCTTTTTCGGGGCTAAAATGAATACATTGATCGATGCAGGGCAATACTGGCGTCTTTTGACCAGTATGTTCATACATATCGGTTTTACCCACCTTCTGTTCAACGTGTACGCACTGATTGTTTTGGGAAAATTAGCCGAGAGATTGTTTGGCCATGGCCGCTTTTTGCTGATTTACCTGTTCAGCGGTCTGGCCGGGTCACTTATCAGTTATCTCTGGGGACCCGAATTGTCGGCAGGTGCCTCCGGAGCGATATTCGGCCTGCTGGGGGCAATTATTATTTATGGCTGCAGAAAACCAGCATTTTGGAGAACAGGTCTGATTACC
This portion of the Dehalobacter sp. genome encodes:
- the trxB gene encoding thioredoxin-disulfide reductase, giving the protein MYDLIIIGGGPAGLTAAIYAARGGLKTAVVESMMPGGQAAATEKIENYPGFPEGITGFDLMNAFYKQAMNQGAEFIFEPVLHLDLQKEMKTVVTGQQTLEAKAMIIAAGSKPRFLGVAGEDTFHGRGVSYCATCDGAFYKGKKVAVIGGGNAALEEGVYLTKFASEVYIVHRRKEFRASQIAAQRAKENPKVKFVLDSVVQEIAGNDKVQKIILKNAGSGAVEEIEVDGVFIYIGTEPNTKFTSEYFEVDQYGYIITDALLKTNINGVYAAGDIRNTPLRQVATAVGDGALAAVQVEKYLTKME
- a CDS encoding LysM peptidoglycan-binding domain-containing protein; the protein is MYFGRKSGYMNQPPAVNMMNQPDMTGMMNQPEMTGMMNQQDMMGMMNPEMMSQYEQMGPEGMYAEQTQSGYTCDPCGCTPYYEHMEVHKPLPEVYVVQKGDTVYKIAQRYGLDWRELAGYNHLGNPDLIYPGERLFIPPRY
- a CDS encoding rhomboid family intramembrane serine protease — encoded protein: MNTTYKEEFKVFYVTYLLVLINVVVFLVMELAGGTQNPYVLIFFGAKMNTLIDAGQYWRLLTSMFIHIGFTHLLFNVYALIVLGKLAERLFGHGRFLLIYLFSGLAGSLISYLWGPELSAGASGAIFGLLGAIIIYGCRKPAFWRTGLITNLAIVLGINLVFGVVFSGIDNFAHLGGLFGGAVSSALLLFLQRQRQNLH